One Edaphobacter flagellatus genomic region harbors:
- a CDS encoding TrbC/VirB2 family protein, with protein sequence MKIPVSIRSPRFRRWHTHARRLAIPSLMFLAALPVYAQTGSDPWDNAVNVLKTAFTGTIATGLSLVAIVVGGLMFAYGEGQSKKMLAGIVFGIGMAVSAVNFMSWLFPQ encoded by the coding sequence ATGAAAATCCCTGTTTCCATTCGATCCCCTCGTTTCCGGCGTTGGCACACCCACGCCCGGAGACTAGCCATTCCATCCCTGATGTTCCTCGCGGCTCTGCCGGTCTATGCCCAGACCGGCAGCGATCCGTGGGACAACGCGGTGAACGTACTCAAGACCGCGTTCACCGGCACCATCGCTACCGGCCTGTCGCTGGTCGCTATCGTCGTGGGCGGGCTGATGTTCGCCTACGGCGAAGGCCAGTCGAAGAAGATGCTCGCCGGCATCGTCTTCGGCATCGGCATGGCGGTATCAGCGGTGAACTTTATGAGCTGGCTGTTCCCGCAATAA
- a CDS encoding DNA methyltransferase, whose amino-acid sequence MQAIQNNSTGQFLNTIAQGDCIEVMRQMPANSVDFILSDPPYLVNYRDRSGRSIQNDVDADWLKPAMAEAYRVLKQNRVAVMFYGWSKVDAFFAAWKDAGFQPVGHIVFRKDYSSKSRFLRYQHEQAFLLAKGRPPLPKQPLMDVMEMPYSGNKLHPTQKPVTALAQLIRSFSLPGELVLDPFVGSGSTCAAALLTGRKYLGMELNAEYHRAASERLERVKERIARRSSPSFPTECMLSAPRRA is encoded by the coding sequence ATGCAGGCCATCCAGAACAATTCAACCGGACAGTTTCTCAACACCATCGCGCAGGGAGATTGCATCGAGGTTATGCGCCAGATGCCAGCGAACAGCGTGGACTTCATTCTCAGCGACCCGCCGTATCTGGTGAACTACCGCGACCGATCGGGACGTTCCATCCAGAATGACGTAGATGCCGATTGGCTCAAGCCCGCGATGGCGGAAGCGTATCGCGTACTCAAGCAGAATCGAGTTGCCGTGATGTTCTACGGCTGGAGCAAGGTCGATGCCTTCTTCGCAGCGTGGAAAGACGCGGGTTTTCAGCCTGTCGGACACATCGTGTTTCGCAAGGACTACAGCTCAAAGAGTAGGTTCCTCCGCTATCAGCACGAGCAGGCATTCCTGCTTGCCAAGGGGAGGCCGCCACTACCAAAGCAGCCGCTCATGGATGTGATGGAGATGCCCTACAGCGGCAACAAGCTACACCCGACTCAGAAGCCTGTCACGGCGCTGGCACAGTTGATTCGCAGCTTCTCACTTCCAGGAGAGCTGGTGCTCGATCCCTTCGTTGGCAGCGGCTCGACCTGCGCGGCAGCGCTGCTGACGGGCCGCAAGTATCTCGGCATGGAACTCAATGCTGAGTACCACCGCGCAGCGAGTGAGCGGCTAGAGCGTGTGAAAGAGAGGATCGCAAGACGGTCCTCTCCTTCCTTCCCGACCGAGTGCATGTTATCCGCACCGCGTCGCGCGTAA
- a CDS encoding recombinase family protein, which translates to MILRCAAYARYSSDLQSPRSIEDQLRICREYAHARGFIFLEEHVYTDEALSGVGADRPGLGRLLDAALSPARPFDIILLDDSSRLARNTKDALSIFERLNFAGIRLIAVSQGIDSDNEQAHVLVTVHGMVDSLYVKELAKKTHRGLEGLMLRGQHTGGRCFGYDSVPVSGTTGKQLVINESEAAVVRRIFEMSAEGQSLKTIAKTLNGEHIPPPRPRAGKRYATWCPTCIRAMLRRDLYNGKVIWNSSRFVKVPGTNKRVRRARPESEWRTVAHPELQIISDELWQRVRERQEHVRKTYGVREGGGVLIPRSVTSPYLLSGLLKCGLCGANLIIVTGYTSYGHYPRYGCSQHFNRGTCPNSVTVRKDWIEEQLLDELQSKVLEPDAIGYVMDEFGNHVRSAFATLTNQLAQMRERKQKLEGELRRLAATAAETGPSAFLVEAIQEREHQLRDIADQLLAQGDNSVEAHLADIRNFITESMGNLRALLAGEPGPARKELLKHVSEIRMMPQAGNGKSHYVAEGSWHLLGNERDDSEVIPTQIRVVAGAGFEPATFGL; encoded by the coding sequence ATGATTCTGCGATGTGCCGCTTACGCCCGCTACTCCAGTGATCTTCAGAGTCCTCGCTCTATTGAGGACCAGCTTCGGATTTGCCGCGAGTACGCCCATGCTCGCGGATTCATCTTTCTCGAAGAGCATGTCTACACCGACGAGGCACTGAGCGGTGTCGGCGCGGACCGCCCTGGGCTTGGGCGTCTGTTGGACGCTGCGCTCTCTCCGGCTCGTCCCTTCGACATCATCCTGCTCGATGACAGCAGCCGCTTGGCGCGGAACACCAAGGATGCGTTGAGCATCTTCGAGCGGTTGAACTTTGCCGGGATTCGACTGATCGCTGTGAGTCAGGGGATCGACTCCGATAACGAGCAGGCGCATGTGCTGGTCACTGTCCACGGCATGGTGGATAGCTTGTATGTGAAGGAGCTTGCCAAGAAGACCCATCGTGGACTCGAAGGTTTGATGCTGCGCGGCCAGCACACAGGCGGTCGCTGCTTCGGCTATGACTCAGTTCCTGTCTCCGGCACGACGGGAAAGCAGTTGGTCATCAACGAGAGCGAGGCGGCAGTGGTTCGGCGCATCTTTGAAATGTCCGCCGAGGGGCAGTCGCTCAAGACGATTGCGAAGACCCTGAATGGCGAGCATATTCCTCCACCAAGACCACGGGCGGGCAAGAGGTACGCGACGTGGTGCCCGACTTGCATCCGGGCGATGCTGCGCCGCGATCTCTACAACGGAAAAGTGATCTGGAACAGTTCGCGTTTCGTGAAGGTGCCGGGAACCAACAAACGTGTGCGGCGCGCGAGGCCGGAGAGCGAATGGCGCACGGTTGCGCACCCGGAGTTGCAGATCATCAGCGATGAGCTATGGCAGCGCGTGCGCGAACGTCAGGAGCACGTCAGGAAAACCTATGGTGTGCGCGAGGGCGGCGGCGTTTTGATTCCTCGTTCTGTCACAAGTCCCTATCTCCTGAGCGGGCTGTTGAAATGCGGCCTGTGCGGAGCCAATCTCATCATCGTTACCGGATACACCTCCTACGGCCATTACCCGAGGTACGGCTGCTCGCAACACTTCAACCGCGGGACCTGCCCCAATTCCGTCACCGTGCGTAAGGACTGGATTGAAGAGCAGCTGCTGGATGAGTTGCAGAGCAAGGTCCTGGAGCCTGACGCCATCGGGTACGTCATGGATGAGTTTGGGAATCACGTCAGGAGCGCCTTCGCCACTCTCACGAACCAACTGGCGCAGATGCGGGAACGGAAACAAAAGCTCGAAGGGGAGTTGCGGCGGCTGGCGGCGACGGCAGCGGAAACCGGACCCTCCGCATTTCTGGTCGAGGCGATCCAGGAGCGCGAACATCAGTTGCGCGACATCGCCGATCAGCTTCTGGCTCAGGGGGACAATTCGGTGGAGGCTCATCTGGCGGACATCCGCAACTTCATCACGGAGAGCATGGGGAACCTCCGTGCGCTGTTGGCGGGGGAACCGGGGCCTGCCCGGAAGGAATTGCTCAAGCATGTTTCGGAGATCCGCATGATGCCCCAGGCGGGGAACGGGAAGTCCCACTATGTTGCTGAGGGAAGCTGGCATCTGCTTGGAAACGAAAGGGATGACTCAGAAGTCATCCCTACGCAAATTCGTGTGGTTGCGGGGGCAGGATTTGAACCTGCGACCTTTGGGTTATGA
- a CDS encoding BON domain-containing protein, which translates to MAQGGQWSILRGIALGAALISVNSFAQDKPLPDAQIESNVLKALAGVPELADQAIGSTTVYGTVTLSGSVRDEASRNKAEQTVANTPGVKKVVDELIVGAPADTNNAAQANDQAPANPTPPDQSENPAMQQDGSMSQPNQQQPASPQMPPPAERQPPQGYPYPSQNNPYPPQGYPPQPQAGNGYPPQQQYPPQRPYRVQEAGQSVVVPAGTLLRVRINQAMDSRHTPPGTVFDGVVINNVFVGGAIAIPRGATVQGRVSDGQPGGDLKGRGILALELTQVTLEGHTYPLGTTTWNQQGYDKTGQTVGNTVGLGAVGAMIGAIAGGGPGALLGAGIGGVAGLGVSSASKSGEATIPAEAIVNFKLSQQAALTTVSQAELDRLGAGLPQPYYGQPQMRRRYYPPPPPPPPYAPYPYPYYYPYYR; encoded by the coding sequence ATGGCACAGGGTGGACAGTGGAGCATTCTTCGGGGCATCGCTCTCGGAGCAGCTCTTATTTCAGTGAATAGTTTCGCTCAGGACAAGCCTCTGCCCGATGCGCAGATCGAATCGAACGTACTGAAGGCTCTTGCAGGCGTACCCGAACTCGCGGATCAGGCCATCGGCTCAACCACGGTGTACGGTACAGTGACGCTCAGTGGCTCCGTTCGTGACGAAGCCTCCCGCAATAAGGCAGAGCAGACCGTTGCGAATACCCCCGGCGTCAAGAAGGTCGTCGACGAATTGATCGTCGGCGCGCCCGCGGACACCAATAACGCGGCGCAAGCGAACGATCAGGCTCCGGCCAATCCAACTCCGCCCGATCAGAGCGAAAATCCGGCTATGCAGCAGGATGGTTCGATGTCGCAGCCCAACCAGCAGCAGCCTGCCAGCCCCCAGATGCCTCCTCCTGCAGAGCGTCAGCCGCCGCAGGGTTATCCCTATCCGTCGCAGAACAATCCATATCCTCCGCAGGGATATCCGCCACAGCCACAGGCTGGTAATGGATATCCGCCGCAACAGCAGTATCCACCGCAACGGCCCTATCGCGTGCAGGAAGCAGGGCAGTCCGTCGTCGTTCCCGCAGGCACATTGCTGCGCGTGCGCATCAATCAGGCGATGGACAGCCGCCACACGCCTCCTGGAACCGTATTTGACGGCGTCGTCATCAACAATGTCTTTGTCGGAGGTGCAATCGCGATTCCGCGCGGAGCCACCGTGCAGGGACGCGTCTCTGACGGCCAGCCGGGCGGCGATCTCAAGGGACGAGGCATTCTTGCCCTCGAGCTCACGCAGGTCACCCTGGAAGGCCACACCTACCCTCTCGGAACCACGACCTGGAATCAGCAGGGCTATGACAAAACCGGCCAGACTGTCGGAAACACCGTTGGCCTCGGTGCCGTAGGCGCCATGATCGGTGCAATCGCTGGCGGAGGCCCTGGCGCTCTGCTCGGAGCCGGCATCGGCGGCGTCGCTGGTCTGGGCGTCTCCTCTGCTTCGAAGTCGGGTGAGGCGACGATTCCTGCCGAGGCGATCGTCAATTTCAAGCTCAGCCAGCAGGCAGCGCTTACCACCGTCTCGCAGGCCGAGCTCGACCGACTCGGCGCAGGACTCCCGCAGCCCTACTACGGCCAGCCGCAGATGCGTCGGCGTTACTATCCTCCTCCTCCGCCGCCTCCGCCCTACGCACCGTATCCCTATCCGTACTACTATCCTTACTATCGCTAA
- a CDS encoding peptidylprolyl isomerase yields MIRFLQQDNRITKILFAVIIGFAVVTMVITLVPGIFDSAGGNDATVFATVRDRGFLGRLGVGSTPVTVAQVNQLAARQLQQQRLPEFLLPYMSQRAGQILVQRQILKHEADRLNLQVTDEDLRNELQTGPFAQYLFPGGKYIGDDAYMNFVQNFFQTSRADFETQIKSDMELQRLQSLITGGVTVSDNAVREAYRTQGTKVKFDYALISADSLGKTINPTDAELEKFFKDNAAKYATAMPETRKIEYVSFDASNLPGGKPQISDADIQAYYNQHQAQYQVKEQVKVRHILIAVPQGADAKTDQAAKAKADDLLKQIKNGGNFADLASKNSDDPGSKAQGGELGWLDRGRTVPEFDKTAFSLAAGQTSDVIKTQFGYHILQVEEKKTAHVRPLAEVRSEIVPILEQQRTGAAEQTFASALAADVKKNGFDKAAAARGLHVVTTDYVAKDGVISGLADGSALLTQAFTVVKGADPASVSTGDGFAVFQVLDIKAAHAPAFAEYKEHIASDYREQQVPLLLNTQINKLADRAKVLNDLKKAAAEMNIPLKSSELVGREAQVPEIGAMTGPASVAFALNKGGISNAINLGRSGVVLSVTDKQEPTAEDIAKNFDQTREQLLNDQREQLFRVYVGNVTKKYEESGSVRYSKKPATPPLPTGGN; encoded by the coding sequence ATGATTCGTTTTCTTCAGCAGGACAACCGCATTACCAAGATTCTCTTTGCAGTCATTATTGGCTTTGCCGTGGTCACCATGGTGATCACGCTCGTCCCGGGCATCTTCGACAGCGCCGGCGGCAATGATGCCACTGTATTTGCGACGGTTCGCGACCGCGGCTTTCTCGGCCGCCTCGGCGTTGGTTCCACCCCGGTTACAGTAGCCCAGGTGAACCAGCTCGCCGCGCGCCAGCTGCAGCAGCAGCGTCTTCCCGAGTTTCTCCTCCCATACATGTCGCAGCGCGCCGGACAGATTCTTGTCCAGCGGCAGATCCTCAAGCACGAAGCCGATCGTCTGAACCTCCAGGTCACCGACGAGGATCTCCGCAACGAGCTCCAGACCGGCCCCTTCGCGCAGTATCTCTTTCCGGGCGGCAAGTACATCGGCGACGACGCCTACATGAACTTCGTCCAGAACTTCTTCCAGACCAGCCGCGCCGACTTCGAAACGCAGATCAAGAGCGATATGGAGCTGCAGCGTCTGCAGTCGCTGATCACCGGCGGCGTCACCGTTTCCGACAACGCTGTGCGCGAGGCCTATCGCACGCAGGGTACCAAGGTGAAGTTCGATTACGCGCTCATCTCGGCCGACAGTTTGGGTAAGACCATCAACCCCACCGACGCCGAGCTTGAGAAGTTCTTTAAGGACAACGCCGCCAAGTACGCCACGGCGATGCCGGAGACACGCAAGATCGAGTACGTCTCCTTCGACGCCTCCAATCTTCCCGGCGGCAAGCCGCAGATCTCCGACGCCGATATTCAGGCTTATTACAACCAGCACCAGGCGCAGTATCAGGTCAAGGAGCAGGTCAAGGTTCGCCACATTCTCATCGCCGTTCCGCAGGGTGCGGACGCGAAGACCGACCAGGCCGCCAAGGCCAAGGCCGACGACCTGCTGAAGCAGATCAAGAACGGCGGTAATTTCGCCGACCTCGCTTCGAAGAACTCCGACGACCCCGGCAGCAAGGCCCAAGGCGGTGAGCTTGGCTGGCTTGATCGCGGCCGCACCGTGCCTGAGTTCGACAAGACTGCCTTCTCGCTCGCAGCGGGCCAGACCTCCGACGTCATCAAGACCCAGTTCGGCTATCACATCCTTCAGGTTGAAGAGAAGAAGACGGCTCACGTGCGTCCTCTTGCCGAGGTCAGGAGCGAGATCGTTCCCATCCTCGAGCAGCAGCGTACTGGCGCGGCTGAGCAGACGTTCGCCTCTGCGCTCGCAGCTGATGTGAAGAAGAACGGTTTCGACAAGGCAGCAGCCGCACGTGGTCTGCACGTTGTCACCACCGACTACGTCGCCAAGGATGGCGTCATCTCCGGTCTCGCAGATGGCTCGGCGCTGCTCACGCAGGCCTTCACCGTGGTCAAGGGTGCCGATCCGGCCTCCGTCTCCACCGGCGACGGCTTCGCAGTCTTCCAGGTGCTCGACATCAAGGCAGCTCACGCTCCCGCCTTCGCCGAGTACAAGGAGCACATTGCCAGCGACTACCGCGAGCAGCAGGTTCCGCTTCTCCTGAACACGCAGATCAACAAGCTGGCCGATCGCGCCAAGGTTCTCAACGATCTCAAGAAGGCTGCGGCGGAGATGAATATTCCGCTCAAGTCCAGCGAGCTCGTGGGCCGCGAAGCGCAGGTGCCTGAGATCGGCGCAATGACCGGTCCGGCATCGGTAGCCTTCGCCCTGAACAAGGGAGGCATCTCCAACGCGATCAACCTCGGCCGCTCTGGAGTCGTTCTCAGCGTCACCGACAAGCAGGAGCCCACCGCCGAAGACATCGCCAAGAACTTCGACCAGACCCGCGAGCAGTTGCTCAACGATCAGCGCGAGCAGCTCTTCCGCGTCTACGTCGGCAACGTTACCAAGAAGTACGAGGAGTCCGGTTCCGTCCGCTACTCGAAGAAGCCGGCCACCCCGCCGCTTCCCACCGGCGGTAACTGA
- the malQ gene encoding 4-alpha-glucanotransferase, whose amino-acid sequence MSGEAVNEQRLSGILLHVTSLPSYGGVGDFGPAAYAFVNFLSAAKQRLWQVLPLSPTGYGSSPYSALSAFAGNPLLISLERLVDDGWLAAGRIAGLPGHDGPADFGAATEKKLPLIEEAAANFLDRGSDEAKARFQHFSKSNISWLADYAMFNVLRRRFNYQSWNHWPEPYARRKDEAMTETLNQHGRELAIEQVIQFFFNEQWCALRSYCAEKKIRILGDVAIFVSYDSADVWTHPEIFELDSEGKPLRVSGVPPDYFSVTGQRWGNPLYKWRLLEKQGFDWWVARVRRSLELYDMIRLDHFRGFEAYWSIPAEEDTAVNGVWVKAPGHALFDRLKQVFGDLPFIAEDLGLITREVDELREHFNMPGMRVMQFGFGDRGGHIHLPQSFVPNTVVYTGTHDNNTTLGWWNEDTAEHERRNLQTYLQPIHHPAEVVWAMIRAAARSVAHICIIPLQDVLHLGSEARMNTPAAGEGNWTWRYNPDALHPDFARQMAELMEMTDRDGYVHPKADADLIVPLLVSPAAEHG is encoded by the coding sequence ATGAGTGGGGAAGCAGTCAACGAGCAGCGGCTATCCGGAATCCTGCTGCATGTAACATCTTTGCCGTCCTACGGCGGCGTCGGCGACTTCGGCCCCGCAGCCTATGCCTTCGTCAACTTCCTCTCTGCCGCCAAACAGCGTCTCTGGCAGGTGCTCCCGCTCAGTCCGACTGGTTATGGAAGCTCACCCTATTCGGCACTCTCCGCCTTTGCCGGAAATCCTCTGCTCATCAGCCTTGAGCGCCTCGTCGACGACGGCTGGCTCGCCGCAGGCCGCATCGCCGGACTCCCCGGACACGATGGCCCGGCAGATTTTGGAGCCGCGACAGAGAAGAAGCTACCTCTGATCGAAGAGGCTGCAGCCAACTTCCTCGATCGCGGCTCCGATGAGGCAAAGGCCCGCTTCCAACATTTCTCCAAGAGCAACATCTCCTGGCTCGCCGACTACGCGATGTTCAACGTGCTGCGCCGGCGCTTCAACTACCAGAGCTGGAATCACTGGCCCGAGCCTTACGCCCGGCGCAAAGACGAAGCGATGACCGAGACGCTCAACCAGCACGGCCGCGAACTCGCCATCGAGCAGGTCATCCAGTTTTTCTTCAACGAACAGTGGTGCGCGCTGCGCAGCTACTGCGCAGAAAAAAAGATCCGCATCCTCGGCGACGTCGCCATCTTCGTCAGTTACGACAGCGCCGATGTCTGGACGCATCCTGAAATCTTCGAGCTGGACTCCGAAGGCAAACCGCTGCGTGTCTCCGGCGTTCCGCCCGATTATTTCTCCGTCACCGGCCAGCGCTGGGGAAACCCTCTCTACAAGTGGAGACTCCTGGAAAAGCAGGGTTTCGACTGGTGGGTCGCGCGCGTCCGCCGCTCGCTCGAGCTCTACGACATGATTCGCCTCGACCACTTCCGAGGCTTCGAAGCCTATTGGTCGATCCCCGCCGAAGAAGACACTGCAGTCAATGGTGTCTGGGTCAAAGCTCCGGGCCACGCGCTCTTCGACCGCCTCAAGCAGGTCTTTGGCGACCTGCCCTTTATCGCCGAAGATTTAGGGCTCATCACGCGCGAAGTCGACGAGCTCCGCGAGCACTTCAACATGCCCGGCATGCGCGTCATGCAGTTCGGCTTCGGCGATCGCGGCGGACATATTCATCTGCCACAAAGCTTCGTTCCGAATACAGTCGTTTACACCGGCACGCACGATAACAACACAACGCTCGGCTGGTGGAACGAGGACACGGCCGAACACGAGCGCAGGAACCTGCAAACCTATCTGCAGCCAATTCATCATCCGGCTGAGGTCGTCTGGGCAATGATCCGCGCTGCTGCCCGTTCCGTGGCCCACATCTGCATCATTCCGCTGCAGGACGTCCTGCATCTCGGCAGCGAGGCGCGCATGAACACGCCCGCGGCCGGCGAAGGGAACTGGACCTGGAGATACAACCCCGATGCGCTGCACCCGGACTTCGCCAGGCAGATGGCCGAGCTGATGGAGATGACCGACCGCGACGGCTACGTCCATCCCAAGGCCGATGCGGACCTGATCGTACCGCTTCTGGTTAGTCCGGCAGCAGAGCATGGCTGA
- a CDS encoding 3-hydroxyacyl-CoA dehydrogenase NAD-binding domain-containing protein has product MPEGSAIRIVAVIGAGHAGRSFAMACAAAGLYVALEDVMPAKLRRAEVEYADLSLRGGFGELQLASTVEEAVREADIVIDFVPDELESKLEIFSMIDRMAPPKSIICTPSESQSITDLASCVYRPDRCVALRGKLIKGENVRVLYAPATSHETLGAVASLLARLGIIAIPEADPDAPSLTKNPAFMR; this is encoded by the coding sequence ATGCCGGAAGGCAGCGCGATCCGTATTGTTGCCGTGATCGGCGCAGGGCACGCCGGCCGCAGCTTTGCGATGGCCTGTGCTGCAGCTGGCCTTTATGTTGCGCTCGAAGATGTCATGCCTGCCAAGCTGCGCAGGGCCGAGGTCGAATACGCCGACCTTAGCCTGCGCGGTGGTTTTGGCGAGCTTCAATTGGCCTCTACCGTAGAAGAAGCTGTTCGTGAAGCCGACATCGTCATCGATTTTGTGCCTGATGAGCTGGAGTCGAAGCTTGAAATCTTCAGCATGATCGATCGCATGGCTCCGCCGAAGTCGATCATCTGCACACCAAGCGAGTCGCAGAGCATCACCGATCTGGCCTCCTGCGTTTATCGCCCCGATCGTTGCGTCGCTCTGCGAGGAAAACTGATTAAGGGCGAGAACGTTCGGGTTCTGTATGCTCCTGCGACCAGCCACGAGACGCTTGGCGCAGTGGCATCGCTTCTTGCCCGATTGGGGATCATTGCAATTCCCGAGGCCGATCCCGACGCGCCGTCGCTGACCAAGAATCCCGCTTTTATGCGGTAA
- a CDS encoding ABC transporter permease: protein MRALYDIFAQVFRSIAANKLRSFLTMFGIAWGVASLLLLIGLGEGFRSGQRRGLAQLGTDVIMMWGGTIPAMPNQHTGMRPYKLTLADTDAIRTQAQHVRNATAFINRSDLKQVSEFSSSGGSVMGVELNYPEIRNLPMAQGRYFNADDLAQHRMVVILGQKNNKLLFPGRPSLGAFITINGARFQVIGVVDKIGRGNNDSENQRLYIPLSTMMQLFPMTGENIPADSVSSIQYQPLTADLNETAKADVHRIIAERHGFEPSVKDAFEEWDTIKSERTVGLIFTAMDVFLGGVGIVTLALGAVGIINIMLVTVTERTKEIGLRKALGATSRSILMQFFLEGLMLTGLSGVIGILAAAGLMFGLGAMMGNNQMGFDPPRLVPWSAVMALGTLTLCGVVAGLYPASKAAALEPVEALRKE from the coding sequence ATGCGCGCCTTGTACGACATCTTTGCCCAAGTCTTCCGTTCCATTGCAGCCAATAAGCTGCGATCGTTTCTTACTATGTTCGGAATCGCCTGGGGAGTTGCATCCTTGCTGCTGTTGATTGGCCTCGGCGAAGGCTTTCGTTCAGGGCAGCGACGCGGCCTCGCGCAGCTCGGAACAGACGTCATCATGATGTGGGGCGGAACTATTCCCGCGATGCCCAACCAGCACACCGGCATGCGTCCCTACAAGCTGACGCTGGCCGACACAGACGCGATCCGCACACAGGCACAGCATGTGCGGAATGCGACGGCCTTTATCAACCGCAGTGACCTCAAACAGGTGAGCGAGTTTTCAAGCTCCGGCGGTTCGGTGATGGGGGTTGAGCTGAACTACCCCGAGATTCGCAATCTGCCGATGGCGCAGGGCCGCTACTTCAACGCCGACGATTTAGCGCAGCACCGTATGGTTGTGATTCTGGGCCAGAAGAACAATAAGCTGCTCTTTCCGGGGCGGCCGTCGCTTGGCGCGTTTATCACAATCAACGGAGCACGGTTTCAGGTTATCGGTGTCGTCGACAAGATCGGCCGTGGGAACAACGACTCTGAGAATCAGCGACTCTACATTCCGCTGTCGACGATGATGCAACTCTTCCCGATGACGGGAGAGAACATACCTGCCGATTCAGTCAGCTCGATTCAGTATCAGCCACTGACTGCAGATTTGAACGAGACCGCCAAGGCCGACGTCCATCGCATTATTGCAGAGCGACACGGATTCGAACCTTCCGTGAAAGACGCCTTTGAGGAATGGGACACAATCAAGTCCGAACGGACCGTCGGTCTGATCTTTACCGCGATGGACGTGTTTCTGGGTGGCGTAGGCATTGTGACGCTTGCACTGGGCGCCGTTGGCATCATCAACATCATGTTGGTGACCGTGACGGAGAGAACGAAAGAGATCGGACTGAGGAAGGCCCTTGGAGCGACAAGCCGCAGCATTCTGATGCAGTTCTTCCTCGAAGGCCTCATGCTGACGGGTCTTAGCGGAGTGATTGGAATACTTGCTGCGGCGGGTCTGATGTTCGGTCTGGGAGCGATGATGGGGAACAACCAGATGGGGTTCGATCCGCCAAGACTCGTTCCGTGGTCTGCGGTGATGGCGCTGGGAACCTTGACACTTTGCGGGGTTGTTGCAGGGTTGTATCCGGCAAGTAAGGCCGCGGCGCTCGAACCAGTGGAAGCGTTGCGCAAAGAATAG
- a CDS encoding ABC transporter permease, which yields MLKDIFAQAFEAMRHNGRRTAITIVGMAWGIATVVLLLAYGAGFGRAFEEIFAQWGTHMIGIFPGTTSEQAGGTKAGIKVRFQMDDVERIAETVPGIIHVSPMLWKQVPVQNDLHTFTWEVDGVASELQQIMNIEIDEGRFITPDDMQSRNHVAVIGSEAKTKLYSGLFPLGQKIRLNGVSFEVVGVLKPKMQEGDDNINRIIYIPFQTMGDLKDTKYLDGIWMSYHGDHMAVERAVRNQMGAAHGFRPTDKNAIWVANIMSQLAQFRIISLGLQALLLFIGVLTLGIAGIGLMNIMLVSVQQRTREIGVEKALGARKRHILLQFLAEALVITGVGGIGGIILAFTVSKVVGGITFYSAIATNASKADIYLLISPDIVIVATTVLVFVGVVSGMIPAIQAANLDPIEALRYE from the coding sequence ATGCTGAAAGACATCTTTGCACAGGCATTCGAAGCGATGCGGCACAATGGCCGTCGCACGGCCATCACGATCGTCGGCATGGCCTGGGGAATCGCTACGGTTGTGCTTTTGCTTGCCTATGGTGCGGGTTTTGGACGAGCCTTCGAGGAGATCTTCGCTCAATGGGGAACGCACATGATTGGCATCTTCCCCGGTACGACCAGCGAACAGGCTGGTGGAACGAAGGCCGGCATCAAAGTCCGCTTTCAGATGGATGATGTGGAACGCATCGCGGAGACAGTGCCTGGGATCATCCATGTTTCGCCGATGCTTTGGAAACAGGTACCCGTACAGAACGATCTGCACACCTTTACGTGGGAGGTGGACGGTGTAGCGTCAGAGCTGCAGCAGATCATGAATATTGAGATCGACGAAGGTCGCTTTATTACGCCGGACGATATGCAGTCGAGAAATCACGTTGCAGTCATCGGCTCGGAGGCGAAGACAAAGCTGTATTCAGGCCTGTTTCCACTTGGGCAGAAGATTCGCCTGAATGGTGTGAGCTTCGAGGTGGTCGGCGTGTTGAAGCCCAAGATGCAGGAAGGGGATGACAATATCAATCGCATCATCTATATCCCCTTTCAGACGATGGGTGACCTGAAAGATACGAAGTATCTCGATGGGATTTGGATGAGCTACCACGGCGACCACATGGCGGTGGAGCGGGCAGTTCGTAACCAGATGGGGGCGGCGCATGGATTCAGGCCTACAGACAAGAACGCCATCTGGGTAGCGAACATCATGTCGCAGCTTGCGCAGTTTCGTATCATCTCGCTTGGCCTGCAGGCCCTGCTCCTGTTTATTGGTGTGTTGACGCTTGGTATTGCTGGCATCGGGCTAATGAACATCATGCTCGTAAGCGTGCAGCAAAGGACTCGAGAGATTGGCGTCGAGAAGGCGTTGGGAGCGCGAAAGCGTCACATCCTGCTGCAGTTCCTCGCGGAGGCGCTGGTGATTACAGGTGTCGGCGGCATCGGCGGCATCATTCTCGCCTTTACCGTCAGCAAAGTTGTCGGTGGAATCACCTTCTACAGCGCGATTGCAACGAATGCCAGCAAAGCCGATATTTATCTGCTGATCTCTCCCGACATTGTCATCGTTGCAACGACGGTGCTGGTGTTTGTGGGCGTCGTGAGCGGGATGATTCCTGCAATACAGGCGGCGAACCTCGATCCGATTGAAGCGCTTCGTTACGAATGA